The stretch of DNA CTCTACATCGCCGCGACCGTGAAGAGCAACATCCGGGAGCTCGAGGGGCGCGTCAACCGCGTGCTCGCCTTCGCGTCGCTGACCGGCAATCCGCTGACGCTCGAGCTCGCGCGGGAGACGTTGAAGGACATGGTGGTGTCGGAGGACCGCAAGGCCACGCCCTCGGAGATCCTGAAGGCGGTCGCTTCGCACTACGGGATCCGCGTGTCGGACCTGAAAGCGAAATCCAACGCGAAGACGATCGCGTTCCCGCGTCAGATCGCCATGTATCTCTGCCGCCAGCTCACCCAGCTCTCCTTCCCGGAGATCGGCAGGCTCTTTAACGACAAGCACCATTCGACCGTGATGCACTCGGTCGAGAAGATCCAGCGCCTCTACGACGACGATTCCGATTTTCACAAGACGCTCGACGGATTGAGCTCGTCTTTCCGCTGATTTTCTCCGTCCCGCCGCGGCTTCCACAGGCCCGATTTCCACACCTCTCCGCGCTCCCGAAAGGGCCCCGAATCGTCCCCGGAAGCGCCTCGATTTCAGCTGTGGAAAACTGACCGCTAAACATATGTAAATATGACTGTTATTTATTGAAAAAAAGAGGATTCCACAGGCCTATTTCGACGATTGAATGTGATACTCTCTTTCTTCAATCAGGAGCGATATGGAACTGACAATTGAGCGTGGGAAATTCCTGGACGAGCTCCAGGTTCTGCAGGGTGTAGTCGAGCGGAAAAATACGATTCCGATCCTCGCCAATATTCTCCTCAAGGCCGAGGACGGAGGGCTCGATCTCACGTCGACGGACCTCGACTTGACGCTCCACACGCGCGTGGACGCGAAGGTCGGCTCCCCGGGAGGCGTGTGCGTTCCCGCGCGCAAGCTCTTCGATCTCGTCCGTTCTCTCGACGAGCCCGGCATCCGGTTGAAGCTCCTCGAGAACCACTACCTCGGCGTCACCGCCGGGTCCGGCCGCTACAAGATGGTCGCGCAGCCCGCCGAAGATTTCCCGACCGTCCCCAAGGTCGAGGGGAAGGCTTCGCTCTCGATTCCGCTCTCGACCTGGAAGACGATGACGCGCAAGGTCCTGTTCGCGATCTCGGCCGAGGAGAAGCGGTTCCAGCTCTCCGGGGCCCTGCTCAAGGAGAAGGGCCACGACCTCGAGCTCGTCGCGACCGACGGACACCGGCTCGCGCTCGTGCAGTTTCCCAAGCCTCCCGGCAAGAGCGGGCTGCCGCCGATCCTCGTGCCGAAGAAGGCGCTCACCGAGATCCTGAAGATGGACGGGGACGACGAGACGAAGCTCGAGATCCAGCACGCGGAGAACCACCTCGCGTTCACCGTCGGCGGCCGCAAGCTGATCGCGCGGCTCCTCGACGTCAACTTCCCCGACTACGAGAAGGTGCTCTCGAAGGACAACGAGAAGAAGATCACCGTCTCGCGCACCGTGCTCGAGAACGCCGTGCGCCGCATCGCCCTCTTCTCCTCCGAGCGGGCGCGCGGCGTCCGCCTCGCGTTCGAGGCGAACGCCCTGACCGTGTCCTCCGCCTCGCAGGAGCTCGGCGAAGGAACGGAGACGGTCCCGGTCGAGTATGCGGGCGAGCCGCTCACGCTCGGGTTGAACGCGCAGTACCTCCTCGATTTCCTCGCGGAAGCCGAGACGGAGAACGTCCGGCTCGAGGCCAAGGACGAGAACACGCAGTGCCTCTGCCGTCCCGCCGAGGAGATCCCGGGGATCTCGAAGTACATGTACGTCGTCATGCCGATGAGGATCTGATTGCTCGAGAGCTTCTCCACCACCGGTTTTCGCAACCTCGGCTCGGCATCGTTTTCCTTCGCTCCCGGCGTCACGCTGCTCTCGGGGGAGAACGGCGCGGGGAAGACGAACATCCTCGAGGCGATCGCCGTCGTCTCGGGGCGCCCGTCGTTCCGGGACGCGGAGCCGCGCGACATGGCGCGGGAGCGCTCCTTCTTCGTGCGCGCCGCCGTCCGGCGGGAGAGCGGCCGGGACGAGATCGCCGTGCACTGGTCCGCGGGGAGGCCGCGGCAGTTCGCCAAGAACGGCGAGCGGGCGACGTACGCCGAAGCGGGGGAGGTCCTGCCGGCGATCTTCCTCGCGCCCGAGGACCGCGCGCTCTTCGTCGGGGGACCCGCCGTCCGACGGCGCTTCCTCGACCGGCTCGCGGTCACGCTCTTCCCGGCCGCCGCCGGGATCTACGACCGCTTCCGGAGGGCGCTCGCGCAGCGCAACGCTCTGCTCGCGTCGCCTTCGCCGCGCCGCGACGAGCTCGAGGCCTGGACGGAGGAGTTCATCCGCTCGGCGCACGCCGTGGCCGCCCGTCGCGGAGAGGCCTGCGCGCTCTGGCGCGAGCGCTTCGACGCGCGGCTCGCGGCGGCCGGCTCGCTCTCGGAGCTGCGCGCCGAGCCGAAGGGGGAGCCGCCGGAGGAATACACGGAGCGCGCCCGGACGCTCGCCCCGCGGGAGAGGGAGCGCGGCCACACGCTCTTCGGCCCGCAGCGCGACGACCTGGAATTCACGCGCGCGGGAAAGGGTTTCGGTTGTGCGGCCTCGACCGGCGAGATCATGCGGGCGGCGTTCCTGGTGCGGCTCTCCGAAGGGGAAACCGTCGCCGGCGCCCGGGGCATCGTCCCGCTCTATGCGCTCGACGACTTCGACGCCGAGCTCTCGCCGGCCGCCGCG from Thermoanaerobaculia bacterium encodes:
- the dnaN gene encoding DNA polymerase III subunit beta; amino-acid sequence: MELTIERGKFLDELQVLQGVVERKNTIPILANILLKAEDGGLDLTSTDLDLTLHTRVDAKVGSPGGVCVPARKLFDLVRSLDEPGIRLKLLENHYLGVTAGSGRYKMVAQPAEDFPTVPKVEGKASLSIPLSTWKTMTRKVLFAISAEEKRFQLSGALLKEKGHDLELVATDGHRLALVQFPKPPGKSGLPPILVPKKALTEILKMDGDDETKLEIQHAENHLAFTVGGRKLIARLLDVNFPDYEKVLSKDNEKKITVSRTVLENAVRRIALFSSERARGVRLAFEANALTVSSASQELGEGTETVPVEYAGEPLTLGLNAQYLLDFLAEAETENVRLEAKDENTQCLCRPAEEIPGISKYMYVVMPMRI
- the recF gene encoding DNA replication and repair protein RecF (All proteins in this family for which functions are known are DNA-binding proteins that assist the filamentation of RecA onto DNA for the initiation of recombination or recombinational repair.); this translates as MLESFSTTGFRNLGSASFSFAPGVTLLSGENGAGKTNILEAIAVVSGRPSFRDAEPRDMARERSFFVRAAVRRESGRDEIAVHWSAGRPRQFAKNGERATYAEAGEVLPAIFLAPEDRALFVGGPAVRRRFLDRLAVTLFPAAAGIYDRFRRALAQRNALLASPSPRRDELEAWTEEFIRSAHAVAARRGEACALWRERFDARLAAAGSLSELRAEPKGEPPEEYTERARTLAPRERERGHTLFGPQRDDLEFTRAGKGFGCAASTGEIMRAAFLVRLSEGETVAGARGIVPLYALDDFDAELSPAAAESLLSELPEDAQVALTSAHPDAAERCPRRPDAVFEVVDGNARPRTMKENLRRIG